In Alteromonas sp. RKMC-009, the genomic stretch GCTTTCATCGAGCAGAATGCACTGAAGGTAGAAAACCTCGACGTGTAGTTTACTGATAATCAAAACAAGGGTGGCATTAGTCACCCTTTTTTATTGTAAATACAAAATGCCGTGTGCATTTAAGAAGGTTAGTGGATGCACACTAAGTCAGGCACCGTCCGGCAAAAAATGACTCATAACCAGAACTGTAAGCACTGAGGCACTGATGGAACAGAATAGCGAAATACTTGATGAAACTCAGGCAAAGAGAAAAACCGTTGTTTTTGACTTCGATAAAACGCTGTTCAATGGTGATTCCGGATATTTGTTCTACCGGTATCTGATTTGCGCATCCAAAAGGAAGGTCGTTCTGTTTCTTCTTTTATTCCCGCTGATGCTTATTCTATTTGCGTTCAGAAAAACCAGATTGATGTCGTTGCACCTTGTGTGCTGGTTGGCTACGTTGGGCGTGACAGGTAAGGGCCTCAAAGAAAGGTTGAGTGAATACTATCAGCAACTATCTGAAAAGCAGGACGTACTGATTTATGAAAGTGCATTGGACGAGATAGTAAAAAGACAAAGGGAAGGTTACAGGATTGTTATCATTACCGGAGCCCCATCCTGGCTGGCAAGATATATCGCACGGCAATGCCGTATTCCTTTTGACAGGATAATCGGCTCGCGTCTCACACATGCATTCTATGGTCTGTTTACTTCAGAATACTGCTTTGGCAAAAATAAACTGACGATGGCTACACAGAAAAAAGAATGTTTTGAACAATGGGTGCACGGTTATACAGACAGCTTGTCTGACATGCCTGTTATGGATAAATGCACGGAAAGCATTACGCTTATCAATCCCTCTGAAAAGTTAAAAGGTCGGGCAGAGCAACTCGCCGGGGAGAAAGTAAGAGTGGCGGAGTGGGTGTAATTAAGGGTAAGAATGAGAGATAAAAAAGCGGCTTCATAATGAAGCCGTTTTAGTTTACGCTTTCGGTGTAACCAGCAGCATAACCTCACCGCCACTGGCAGGGGTGAAGGTAAAACGATACACACCGGTTTTCTCGGGTGTGAACTGCAGGTTTTCAGATTCGGTGCCGCAGACCATATAAATGGAAGACTGCACCATGACAACCTGACCTTTGTAGCGGGCACCACAAGTTTGATCCGGCGTCCAGAAACCGTCAGATAAACGGAAGTCATAGGGTTGACCATCAGCAATCAAATCAACATCCACGTACCAGCCTTGTGAACCTTCCTTTAACTGATATTTGGCATTGGCTTCCCACCAGTTAAAAACACCACGCAGGTAAAGGTTCTCAAATTTAATTTCCGGCGGCTCCATGATGCCGGGTAAACTGACTACGCTCCGGCTGCTACAACCGGAAAGGAAGACAAACACTAATAAAAAAGCGAACTTTTTATTCACTGTGACTCCACTAAAAAAATGCCCGACATTGATGTAGCCGGGCATCGTTAAAAAGGCGATACCAGTTACTGTTTAGTCAGTAACGAAATATCAGCGGTTTCAAGGAACTGCTGTCTTAATACAGACAACAAGGCCAGCCGGTTGTTCCGTACGGATTCATCTTCAGCCATTACCATGACATTATCAAAGAAGTTATCAACGGCTTCCCTGAGAGTCGCCAGAGCGCTCAGCACAGCATTATAGTCCTGTGAAGCAACACCAGCTTTCACTTCAGCCTGAACACCTTCCAGCGCTTCGTACAGTGCTTTTTCAGCATCTTCCTGAAGTAGTGTGGTGTCTACAGACCCTGCAACATTACCTTCCTGCTTGGCGAGAATGTTCGCAACACGTTTATTGCCTGCTGCAAGTGCTTCTGCCTCTTCCCGTTCCTTAAACGCGGCTACCGCCTGAACACGTGCTGCGTAGTCTGCAGGACGGGTAGGACGACGGGCTGCAACGGCCTGAATAACATCAATACTCACACCCTGGTCCTGTAACAGGGCAACAAAGCGTCCAAGTACGAAATCAACGACCTGCGTTTCGGTGTCTGCATTGGTAAGCTTATCGCCATACACTTCAACAGATTTAGCCACCAGAGTTTCAAGATCCAGTGCTAAGTCCTTTTCAGTGATGATACGCAGTACGCCAATCGCTGCGCGGCGAAGTGCGAAGGGGTCCTTGTCACCTTTAGGTAACTGACCGATACCAAAAATACCCACCAGCGTATCCAGTTTATCTGCAAGAGATACTGCGGCGCTGACACCGGATACCGGTAATTCATCGCCGGCAAAGCGGGGCATATATTGTTCATACAATGCGTCAGCTACAAGAGGGGCTTCACCATCATTGATAGCGTAGTACTTACCCATGACGCCCTGTACGTCCGGAAACTCCATGACCATCTGCGTCATTAAATCCGTTTTTGCCAGTAAACCGGCACGCGCAGCTGCTTCAGTGTCATCACCTGTCTGCTCAGCGATAAATGCTGACAACGCAGAGATGCGGTCAGATTTATCTTTAAGCGTACCCAGTTGTTTCTGGAATAATACGGTTTCAAGACTGCCAAGACGACTCTCCAGCGAGGACTTCTTATCAGTGTTGAAGAAGAATTCCGCGTCAGCAAGTCGGGGGCGGATAACCTTTTCGTTACCGGAAATAACCTGAACAGGATCCTGAGATTCAATATTACTGACAAACAGGAAACGGTTATCCAGCGCACCGTCTGCTGATAACAGAGGCACATACTTTTGATCATCTTTCATGGTGTAGATAAGTGCTTCTTTGGGCACTTCCAGGAAAGACGCTTCAAAAGATGCCTGCATAACTACCGGCCATTCAACGAGAGAGGCGATCTCTTCCAGCAGACTTTCATCATAGTCAGCTTTCAGGCCCAGAGAGTCAGCGGCCTTTTCCAGTTCGTTACGGATGTACTCAGCACGCTCAGAAAAATCAGCAATAACGTAGTGAGATTTCATGGCTGCAGCGTAGCTATCAGCATGGTCAAGTTCAAACGTAGCTTCACCATGGAAGCGGTGGCCCTGAACTACGCGACTGCTGGCTTTACCTAATACAGTCAAAGGTAACAGTTCGGCGCCGTACAAAGCAGTAACTGTGTGTACCGGACGAATAAACTGAGTTGTTGAACTTCCCCAGCGCATTGCTTTAGGTATAGGTAGCTTACTGATGGCCTGATTCACCAGACCTTCAATGAGTTCACCGATGCCTTGTCCTTCGACACTGGCGCGGTACAACAACCACTCGCCTTTATCTGTGACCATACGTTCTGCATCAGCAACTTCAATGCCATTGCCCCGTGCCCAGCCCATGGCCGCTTTAGTCAGATTGCCGTCGGCGTCGAATGCTGCTGACACGGCAGGGCCACGTTTTTCTACCACTTTGTCTTCCTGCGACCCGGCAAGATCAGATACAGATACTGCCAGACGACGGGGAGCAGCAAACCAGTGAATACCTGAGTAGGCCAGTTCTGCGTTATCCAGTGCTGCCTGCATATTAGCAGCAAAGCTCTCACCAAATGACTTAAGGGCTTTAGGTGGCAATTCTTCTGTACCAATTTCTACCAAAAGATTTTCAGTGCGCACGATTACTGCTCCTTATTACACAATGGGAAGCCGAGGGCTTCGCGGGCCTGGTAGTAGCTTTCAGCACAAGCTTTTGCCAGCGTCCGGACACGTAAAATATAACGCTGTCTTTCCGTCACAGAGATGGCGTGACGGGCGTCGAGCAAGTTAAATGCGTGAGACGCCTTCATTACCTGCTCGTAGGCAGGCAGTGGCAGATTCTTTTCAATCAGTAACTGGCTGGCTGCTTCACATTCATCGAAAGTCCTGAACAGGAAGTCTACGTTGGCATATTCGAAGTTATAGGCTGACTGTTCCACTTCGTTCTGGTGGAAAACATCGCCGTAAGTCACTTTACCCATCGGACCGTCAGTCCAGACTAAATCGTAGATACTGTCTACGCCCTGAACGTACATCGCGAGGCGTTCCAGACCGTAGGTGATTTCTCCGGTAACCGGTTTGCACTCCAGACCACCCACTTGCTGGAAGTAAGTGAACTGAGTCACTTCCATGCCGTTTAACCAGACTTCCCAGCCCAGACCCCATGCACCCAGGGTAGGGGATTCCCAGTTATCTTCTACGAAGCGGATATCATGCACCAGCGGATCAAAGCCCAGCTCTTTTAGTGAGCCAAGATATAGCTCCTGGATATTATCAGGAGACGGCTTCAGCATGACCT encodes the following:
- a CDS encoding HAD family hydrolase codes for the protein MEQNSEILDETQAKRKTVVFDFDKTLFNGDSGYLFYRYLICASKRKVVLFLLLFPLMLILFAFRKTRLMSLHLVCWLATLGVTGKGLKERLSEYYQQLSEKQDVLIYESALDEIVKRQREGYRIVIITGAPSWLARYIARQCRIPFDRIIGSRLTHAFYGLFTSEYCFGKNKLTMATQKKECFEQWVHGYTDSLSDMPVMDKCTESITLINPSEKLKGRAEQLAGEKVRVAEWV
- the glyS gene encoding glycine--tRNA ligase subunit beta, which gives rise to MRTENLLVEIGTEELPPKALKSFGESFAANMQAALDNAELAYSGIHWFAAPRRLAVSVSDLAGSQEDKVVEKRGPAVSAAFDADGNLTKAAMGWARGNGIEVADAERMVTDKGEWLLYRASVEGQGIGELIEGLVNQAISKLPIPKAMRWGSSTTQFIRPVHTVTALYGAELLPLTVLGKASSRVVQGHRFHGEATFELDHADSYAAAMKSHYVIADFSERAEYIRNELEKAADSLGLKADYDESLLEEIASLVEWPVVMQASFEASFLEVPKEALIYTMKDDQKYVPLLSADGALDNRFLFVSNIESQDPVQVISGNEKVIRPRLADAEFFFNTDKKSSLESRLGSLETVLFQKQLGTLKDKSDRISALSAFIAEQTGDDTEAAARAGLLAKTDLMTQMVMEFPDVQGVMGKYYAINDGEAPLVADALYEQYMPRFAGDELPVSGVSAAVSLADKLDTLVGIFGIGQLPKGDKDPFALRRAAIGVLRIITEKDLALDLETLVAKSVEVYGDKLTNADTETQVVDFVLGRFVALLQDQGVSIDVIQAVAARRPTRPADYAARVQAVAAFKEREEAEALAAGNKRVANILAKQEGNVAGSVDTTLLQEDAEKALYEALEGVQAEVKAGVASQDYNAVLSALATLREAVDNFFDNVMVMAEDESVRNNRLALLSVLRQQFLETADISLLTKQ
- the glyQ gene encoding glycine--tRNA ligase subunit alpha, with protein sequence MQKYDIKTFQGLILALQDYWARQGCVIIQPLDMEVGAGTFHPMTFLRSLGPEPISSAYVQPCRRPTDGRYGENPNRLQHYYQFQVMLKPSPDNIQELYLGSLKELGFDPLVHDIRFVEDNWESPTLGAWGLGWEVWLNGMEVTQFTYFQQVGGLECKPVTGEITYGLERLAMYVQGVDSIYDLVWTDGPMGKVTYGDVFHQNEVEQSAYNFEYANVDFLFRTFDECEAASQLLIEKNLPLPAYEQVMKASHAFNLLDARHAISVTERQRYILRVRTLAKACAESYYQAREALGFPLCNKEQ